Genomic segment of Deinococcus seoulensis:
GTTCACGCCCGACCCGGCCGCCGTGCGCCGCAGCAGCGCCGTGATACGCGCGTCGAGTTCCGGCATGGCGAACGGCTTGGTCAGGTAATCGTCCGCGCCGGCGTTCAGGCCCGCCACGCGCTCCTGCACGCCGCTACGCGCCGAGAGCACCAGCACCGGCGTGCTGGAGTACTGCCGCAGCGCCTGCACGAGGTCCAGGCCGTCGCCGTCCGGCAGGTTCAGGTCCAGCAGGATCAGCTGCGCGGTGTGGGTGCCCAGCCACGCCTGCGCGTCCTTCAGGGTCGCAGCGTGCTGCACCTGGTACTCGCCCGACAGGTACTCCTTGAGCATCGGCCCGAGGTGCGGATCGTCTTCGACAACAAGAATCTGGGCCAGCATGACTTTCTCCTTGTGCGGCAGCCCGTGACGCGCCGCCATGAAACGTGAGGGTAGGTACGGTCTCGACTGAATCCTAGCGTGCCCACCAGACCGCGAACTTGATGAATCCTGATGAACCCCGCCGGGCCATCCTTCACTTCTTGTTGGCGGGCGCGGCTTTCAGGCCCGGCAGGGTCACGGGCGTGCCCGGCACCTGCAACGTCACGTTCAACCTGAAGCTGTTCAGGAACCGCGTGACGCTCTGCGGACCGCCGTCCAGTTGCAGGTCCAGCTGGCCGCCGCGCAGCACGCCGCTGTACCGGCTCTTCAGCGCCGGGAAGGCGTTCCGGGCGCGTTCCTCGTCACTGGGGGCGAACAGCACCACGACCGGCCCGCTGTAATCCCCGACCAGCCGCAGTTTCAGCTGGTTGCCGCTGCTCTCACCGTCACCCAGTTTGGTCTGCAGTTCGTTGTCCCACACGCTGATCTTCAGGGCGTGTGCGGGCGTGAACAGCAGCAGGGCAGGCAGAAGCAGAGCAGCAAACTTGGGCATGATGGTCGGGAAGTCTCCAGTAACGGGGCAGGCCACGCGGGGCCAGTGAGGAGGGTAGGGGGGCGGCAGGTCAGCCGCGGGGACTGCCCTGTGATTGCCCAGCGTACCGTGCGGACCTGACGCGCCGCTGAAATCCCCGCCGCAATTGCCCACGAAGCCTGAAGGCTCGCAAGTGATACGGACTCCGATTGAATGGACTGCAAAGGCCATTCAATCCGAGCGGATGCGAGCAGGAGAGAAAAGGGTTCCGGACGTGAAGCTGGCAATCCGGTGCCGTTCCGGATTGTCAGCGAAACAAACGGAATCCGTATGAGGAGCGCACCTTCAGGCTGTGCCAGCACGCA
This window contains:
- a CDS encoding response regulator transcription factor, coding for MLAQILVVEDDPHLGPMLKEYLSGEYQVQHAATLKDAQAWLGTHTAQLILLDLNLPDGDGLDLVQALRQYSSTPVLVLSARSGVQERVAGLNAGADDYLTKPFAMPELDARITALLRRTAAGSGVNLGNTSLSTSSLLLTVDDKHTNLTEHEARILELMMRTPERVFSRADIESHLYGWETPNSNSVEVRISQLRKKLEHAGSDLRIRTIRNVGYVLQA